From one Halothece sp. PCC 7418 genomic stretch:
- a CDS encoding iron-sulfur cluster assembly accessory protein has translation MTQATQSPQQGIQLSETALTHLTKLREDQGKDLCLRVGVRNGGCSGMSYLMDFEDPSNVREDDEVFDYDGFKIICDPKSLLYIYGLQLDYSNALIGGGFQFTNPNASQTCGCGKSFGV, from the coding sequence ATGACACAAGCAACTCAGTCCCCACAACAAGGAATTCAACTTTCGGAAACGGCGCTTACGCATTTAACGAAATTACGAGAAGACCAAGGAAAAGACCTCTGTTTGCGCGTCGGTGTTCGTAACGGCGGGTGTTCTGGAATGTCTTATCTGATGGATTTTGAAGACCCCAGTAATGTCCGCGAGGATGATGAGGTCTTTGATTACGATGGCTTTAAGATTATCTGTGACCCGAAGAGTTTACTCTACATTTATGGGTTACAACTCGATTATAGTAATGCTTTAATTGGCGGTGGGTTCCAATTTACCAACCCCAATGCTTCTCAAACTTGCGGTTGTGGCAAGTCTTTTGGTGTCTAA
- a CDS encoding DUF4359 domain-containing protein — translation MKRHPWQSSTLIGSLAVVGVGIIMALTNPHRNAYKTYAARQASFYLQENACTKTPNFFGDVLEQQCNAIAQGSQPLLKPIINLSTRRHNYFLFSIYETQFSLNQSLPAYSTKTVGFLNLFWTYESGLEVTEQ, via the coding sequence ATGAAACGACACCCTTGGCAATCGAGCACTCTTATTGGCAGTCTTGCTGTTGTTGGCGTGGGAATTATTATGGCTCTGACGAACCCCCATCGTAATGCTTATAAAACCTATGCTGCACGACAAGCAAGTTTTTATTTACAAGAAAATGCTTGCACAAAAACACCCAACTTTTTCGGTGACGTTTTAGAACAACAATGTAACGCGATCGCTCAAGGAAGTCAGCCCCTTTTAAAGCCGATTATTAACCTCTCGACTCGGCGACACAATTATTTTTTATTTAGTATTTATGAAACCCAGTTTTCTCTAAACCAGAGCCTTCCAGCCTACAGTACCAAAACAGTTGGCTTTCTAAATTTATTTTGGACTTATGAAAGTGGATTAGAAGTAACAGAACAATAA
- a CDS encoding ABC transporter substrate-binding protein, which yields MKGYQEYVNIPLKLSENVQEVGTRQEPNLETIAQLQPDLILGVNFRHQGILSALESIAPTRLFNAYPDEVTQLTRMKAIFLEVAKLTDQTEAGKTQLQQLETIFQETKAELKEQAVTERPIVLAEFVPDTSPIRIFTDDALAIQILSAIGLENAWDGKFSQFGFNRIGIEALTKLEDVSFLYVPPDENQEIEQEITTHPIWEKLEFFKNNQVYRLSGDTWLYGGVLSAELLAKQLRDLPLSS from the coding sequence ATCAAGGGATATCAGGAATATGTGAATATTCCGCTTAAACTTTCAGAAAATGTTCAAGAGGTGGGAACCCGCCAAGAGCCGAATTTAGAAACGATCGCGCAACTGCAACCAGATTTAATTTTAGGGGTTAATTTTCGTCATCAAGGGATTTTATCAGCGTTAGAAAGCATTGCACCCACCCGCTTATTTAATGCGTATCCCGATGAAGTCACTCAACTGACACGCATGAAAGCAATCTTTTTAGAAGTGGCAAAATTAACGGATCAGACAGAAGCAGGAAAGACACAACTCCAACAACTGGAAACAATATTTCAGGAGACTAAAGCAGAATTAAAAGAACAAGCCGTCACAGAACGTCCGATTGTTTTAGCGGAATTTGTTCCTGATACCTCTCCGATTCGGATCTTTACTGATGATGCTTTAGCGATTCAAATTCTCAGCGCGATCGGATTAGAAAATGCTTGGGATGGAAAATTTAGTCAATTTGGCTTTAACCGCATTGGAATTGAAGCCTTAACTAAACTTGAAGACGTTAGTTTTCTTTATGTTCCCCCTGATGAAAACCAAGAGATTGAACAAGAAATTACGACTCATCCTATATGGGAAAAATTAGAATTTTTCAAAAACAATCAAGTGTATCGTTTATCTGGAGATACTTGGTTATATGGGGGCGTTTTAAGTGCGGAATTATTAGCTAAACAACTGCGCGATCTCCCCTTATCATCATAA
- a CDS encoding M48 family metallopeptidase, producing the protein MKHKLIGLKANEFRHPLDLEATQSLQQFPGWDIAVRTVLGSVAEQFFYLENVAASVQVSEKQLPHIHKLLVEACERLDLDVPELYIKQNPAPNAYTFAMRGKQPFIVLHTSLIELLTPEEIQAVIAHELGHLKCEHGVYLTLVNLLVLAAGLLPNWGVILAQSLQDQMLEWIRCAEFSCDRAALLAVQDPKVVMSVLMKLAGGSPTLAPQLNLDAFIEQARAYDQMSQSQLGELLKNAQTQQLSHPVPVLRAQAIDRWGSSPDYQRLLEQHQTGYNEQAEIKGKWRNW; encoded by the coding sequence GTGAAACACAAATTAATTGGACTGAAAGCAAACGAATTCCGTCATCCCCTCGATCTAGAAGCCACGCAATCCCTACAACAATTTCCAGGCTGGGATATCGCTGTGAGAACCGTGTTAGGCAGCGTTGCTGAACAATTCTTTTATCTAGAGAATGTTGCAGCTAGTGTGCAAGTGAGTGAAAAACAATTGCCTCATATCCACAAACTGTTAGTGGAAGCCTGTGAGCGTTTAGATTTAGATGTCCCAGAACTCTATATCAAGCAAAATCCCGCCCCTAATGCTTATACCTTCGCCATGCGTGGGAAACAGCCCTTTATTGTTCTTCATACCTCCCTGATTGAACTCTTGACCCCAGAAGAGATTCAAGCGGTGATTGCCCATGAATTAGGACATCTCAAGTGTGAACATGGGGTTTATCTCACCCTCGTTAACTTACTGGTGTTAGCAGCAGGATTATTGCCAAACTGGGGCGTGATTCTTGCCCAATCCTTACAAGACCAAATGCTAGAGTGGATTCGTTGCGCGGAATTTAGCTGCGATCGCGCGGCCCTTTTAGCCGTCCAAGACCCGAAAGTGGTCATGTCTGTCTTAATGAAACTGGCGGGCGGATCGCCCACCCTCGCCCCCCAATTAAACCTCGATGCGTTTATTGAGCAAGCCCGTGCCTATGATCAAATGAGTCAATCCCAACTGGGAGAACTGCTTAAAAATGCTCAAACTCAGCAACTGAGTCATCCCGTTCCTGTTCTTCGCGCCCAAGCCATTGATCGTTGGGGCAGTTCTCCTGACTATCAACGCTTGCTAGAGCAACATCAAACAGGTTATAATGAGCAAGCGGAAATCAAGGGCAAGTGGCGGAATTGGTAG
- the msrA gene encoding peptide-methionine (S)-S-oxide reductase MsrA, translating into MGLFGFGKKLSLPTHEEALPGREEAMPITNKHYVNGNPIQPPFPEGTELALFGMGCFWGAEKAFWQLSGVYSTAVGYAAGMTPNPTYQEVCTGMTGHNEVVRVVYDPQKISYETLLKTFWESHDPTQGMRQGNDVGTQYRSGIYVYNDEQRRLAEASKQAYEKALMAKGYGNITTEVVDAPEFYYAEDYHQQYLAKNPNGYCGLGGTRVAYPGLSETQTV; encoded by the coding sequence ATGGGTTTATTCGGTTTCGGTAAAAAACTCAGTCTTCCCACTCATGAAGAAGCCTTACCGGGGCGAGAGGAAGCAATGCCGATCACAAATAAACATTATGTGAATGGAAATCCCATTCAGCCTCCCTTCCCCGAAGGAACAGAACTCGCTCTATTTGGGATGGGCTGTTTTTGGGGCGCGGAAAAAGCCTTTTGGCAACTTTCAGGGGTTTACAGTACCGCCGTTGGTTATGCTGCGGGGATGACTCCCAACCCCACTTATCAAGAAGTCTGCACGGGAATGACTGGACATAATGAAGTGGTGCGCGTCGTTTATGATCCCCAGAAAATTAGTTATGAAACGCTCTTAAAAACCTTTTGGGAAAGCCATGATCCCACGCAGGGGATGCGTCAAGGAAACGATGTGGGGACGCAATATCGCTCTGGGATTTATGTTTATAATGATGAACAACGTCGCTTAGCAGAAGCGTCAAAACAGGCGTATGAAAAAGCGTTGATGGCAAAAGGGTACGGCAATATCACCACAGAAGTTGTTGATGCCCCAGAATTTTATTATGCAGAAGATTACCATCAGCAATACCTCGCGAAAAATCCCAATGGCTACTGTGGCTTGGGGGGAACTCGTGTTGCTTATCCTGGGTTAAGTGAAACCCAGACGGTTTAA
- a CDS encoding DUF3067 family protein, whose protein sequence is MTGQELQQLILSKWGYSFDVQLRRVRDKIYLQVMWRYLEQASFPLDEIEYLEHLNAVASYLEAWGSTAQVEQFIEQTKERPRLGKAVNIPIDLGERASEWIVEGSPL, encoded by the coding sequence ATGACGGGACAAGAACTGCAACAACTGATTTTAAGTAAATGGGGCTATTCCTTTGACGTGCAGTTACGTCGCGTTCGGGATAAGATTTATTTGCAAGTGATGTGGCGTTATCTCGAACAAGCCTCTTTCCCTTTAGATGAAATCGAATATTTGGAACATTTGAATGCGGTCGCTAGTTACCTCGAAGCGTGGGGAAGCACCGCCCAAGTAGAACAGTTTATTGAGCAAACGAAGGAACGTCCTCGCTTAGGAAAGGCGGTGAATATTCCCATTGATTTGGGAGAAAGAGCCTCGGAATGGATTGTTGAAGGCTCTCCTTTATGA
- a CDS encoding M48 family metallopeptidase, which translates to MSESINELYDKGLEKYQAGEPVEELIDYFRDLRDRAPKNSAVLCSLAWLYLLADKPNSALKVAQKSVKFDQQAPQARVNLAIALLEAGKSGVREHIDAAQEVIGMSSQLREEIIKNLDDGLARKPDWEAVMRVKKWLT; encoded by the coding sequence ATGAGTGAGTCGATTAATGAGTTATACGATAAAGGCTTAGAAAAATATCAAGCGGGAGAGCCTGTGGAAGAGTTGATTGATTATTTTCGGGATTTGCGCGATCGCGCTCCCAAAAATTCTGCAGTCTTATGTAGTCTTGCCTGGCTTTATTTACTCGCTGACAAGCCCAATTCTGCCCTGAAAGTCGCGCAAAAAAGCGTTAAATTTGATCAACAAGCCCCACAAGCTCGGGTGAATCTCGCGATCGCGCTATTAGAAGCAGGAAAATCAGGGGTGCGAGAACACATCGACGCAGCCCAAGAAGTGATTGGTATGAGTTCACAACTGCGGGAGGAAATTATCAAAAATTTGGATGACGGTTTAGCCCGAAAACCCGACTGGGAAGCGGTGATGCGGGTAAAAAAGTGGCTTACCTAA
- a CDS encoding thioesterase family protein translates to MKQDFSVPYRVRLADTDAAGVVYFAHLLQMCHTAYEEVLIQGGINLQDYLKQGTIALPIIHGEIDCLRPIGWGDLILITLTPQFLSETELLIEYQLTAESNSEQILARAQTRHVCITPQTRKRSPFPAEIRECLTA, encoded by the coding sequence ATGAAGCAAGATTTCAGTGTTCCTTATCGAGTGCGCTTAGCGGATACCGATGCAGCAGGGGTCGTTTATTTTGCTCATCTTTTGCAGATGTGCCACACTGCTTATGAAGAAGTGCTGATTCAGGGCGGAATTAATCTGCAAGATTATCTGAAACAGGGAACAATTGCGCTCCCGATCATTCATGGAGAGATAGATTGCTTGCGTCCAATTGGTTGGGGAGATTTGATTTTGATCACTTTGACTCCCCAATTTCTTTCTGAAACCGAATTATTAATTGAGTATCAATTAACAGCAGAGTCTAATTCTGAGCAAATCTTAGCGCGAGCTCAAACTCGCCACGTTTGCATTACCCCACAAACTCGCAAGCGTTCGCCTTTTCCCGCAGAGATTCGAGAGTGCTTAACCGCTTAA
- a CDS encoding phycobilisome rod-core linker polypeptide, protein MDNSKLPLASQANGQNGAGQVTNYLELARSMNTLEAAQETATVARIFRHSPQASAAKTQSVINGIYAQILDVPYDNVPEDFRLEAWEATLLAGNCTVREFVKALATSDVYQERFVSPYPDPKVVECLYRHLLGRSASGIEVHQMTTLFAEQGLSAVVDYLVDGAEYNRFFGDMVVPYAKENNR, encoded by the coding sequence ATGGATAACAGCAAGTTACCTTTAGCGAGTCAGGCGAACGGACAGAATGGTGCGGGACAAGTCACTAACTATTTAGAGTTAGCGCGATCGATGAATACGCTAGAAGCTGCTCAAGAAACGGCAACTGTGGCGCGTATTTTCCGCCATTCTCCCCAAGCCAGTGCAGCGAAAACTCAATCGGTCATTAATGGGATTTATGCTCAAATTCTGGATGTTCCTTATGATAATGTTCCTGAGGACTTCCGTTTAGAAGCATGGGAAGCAACCCTGCTCGCTGGCAATTGCACTGTGCGGGAGTTTGTGAAAGCACTAGCAACATCTGATGTTTATCAAGAACGTTTTGTTTCTCCTTATCCTGATCCGAAGGTCGTTGAGTGTCTCTATCGCCATCTATTGGGACGGAGTGCAAGCGGAATTGAAGTTCATCAGATGACAACTCTCTTCGCTGAACAAGGTTTAAGTGCAGTGGTTGATTATCTGGTTGATGGTGCAGAATACAACCGTTTCTTTGGAGACATGGTTGTTCCTTATGCGAAGGAAAATAACCGCTAA
- a CDS encoding HAS-barrel domain-containing protein, with the protein MRIPLPQFSTDNRHPNHFAEVIETTTTDFLAQCLEPEELSFPVMPPFGSWVKSFDEESGNEVLAVVTYVTTTPIDSVHRARALGLSLQDLREEQPQIFAMLKTEFRVSMLGFFTTEHGRNGNGRRGGQCFQYLPPRPPQVHQGVYHCETSEIIRFTEELDFLRILLDVKTVPVDSLLAAVLREVYRLREADREWLVEAGRKLSTLLKDDYDRLRYILSQVHF; encoded by the coding sequence ATGCGGATTCCTCTTCCACAATTTTCCACAGATAATCGTCATCCCAATCATTTTGCAGAAGTCATTGAAACCACAACCACGGATTTTCTGGCGCAGTGTCTTGAACCAGAAGAGCTTTCTTTCCCAGTAATGCCTCCATTTGGAAGTTGGGTCAAGTCGTTTGATGAAGAGTCGGGAAATGAAGTGTTAGCAGTGGTGACGTATGTAACGACCACACCGATTGATTCTGTGCATCGGGCGCGGGCTTTGGGATTATCGTTGCAAGATTTGCGAGAAGAACAGCCCCAAATTTTTGCCATGTTAAAGACAGAGTTTCGGGTGTCCATGCTGGGGTTTTTCACGACTGAACACGGTCGCAATGGTAATGGACGGCGGGGAGGACAATGTTTTCAATATCTTCCGCCTCGTCCCCCGCAAGTTCACCAAGGGGTCTATCATTGTGAGACTAGCGAAATTATTCGGTTTACGGAAGAATTGGATTTTCTCCGCATCCTTTTAGATGTGAAAACGGTTCCAGTGGATTCTTTACTGGCTGCGGTTTTACGAGAAGTTTATCGGTTACGTGAAGCGGATCGAGAGTGGTTAGTGGAAGCGGGACGAAAGTTAAGCACGTTATTGAAAGACGATTATGATCGGTTACGCTATATTCTAAGTCAAGTTCATTTTTAG
- a CDS encoding NAD(P)H dehydrogenase subunit NdhS gives MILPGSKVTVTNVDDIYYRFEGLVQRITDDNAAVLFEGGNWDKLVTFRLSELEEVKPRKKGK, from the coding sequence ATGATTTTACCTGGAAGCAAAGTGACTGTAACCAACGTTGATGATATCTATTATCGGTTTGAAGGTTTAGTACAACGCATTACTGATGATAATGCTGCTGTCTTATTTGAAGGGGGAAACTGGGATAAACTTGTCACCTTTCGTTTATCAGAACTAGAAGAAGTCAAACCTCGTAAAAAAGGTAAATAA
- a CDS encoding AMIN domain-containing protein: MRQFNVIMGVSLGTVASVFSAHTAYAQAISITDVEINSTAEGINLVLETNNETTPETFETRYGKTIALDLINTQLNLPQGESFQQDNPAPGIASIAVSQRYANNVRVTITGETDVPDIAITTEDNQLVVGLNQSTPTASNPSQPSTPTSPVGGETEGEVIELVVLRWSRRMRETFAQLSLV, from the coding sequence ATGAGACAGTTTAACGTAATCATGGGCGTTAGCTTAGGGACGGTTGCGTCTGTTTTTAGCGCTCATACCGCTTATGCCCAAGCTATTTCAATCACAGATGTGGAGATTAATTCCACTGCAGAGGGGATCAATCTTGTTTTAGAAACTAATAATGAAACAACTCCTGAAACCTTTGAAACCCGTTATGGGAAAACGATCGCGCTAGATTTAATCAATACCCAACTCAATCTCCCCCAAGGAGAGAGTTTTCAGCAAGACAATCCCGCCCCTGGTATTGCATCAATTGCAGTCAGCCAACGTTACGCTAACAACGTCCGCGTCACGATTACAGGGGAAACGGATGTTCCTGATATCGCGATAACCACTGAAGACAATCAGTTAGTGGTAGGTCTCAATCAAAGCACACCCACCGCTTCTAACCCTTCCCAACCCAGTACACCAACTTCTCCTGTTGGCGGTGAAACTGAGGGCGAGGTGATTGAATTAGTCGTCTTACGGTGGAGTCGTCGGATGCGCGAGACCTTTGCTCAATTATCCCTTGTATGA
- a CDS encoding SPOR domain-containing protein: MMLVNLAQARFSDASSTVETSDRSSSESEQSTPESTDSSSPEIPNRPNLAEDEFVQLDVDNLVEAEPSADQPRTETPSCGREFYCVMVEKPNQAEYDKTRQLVADAYLREFPEIGQVLQVGAFKRESEAKNLQKRLDQRGITATIYYP, from the coding sequence ATGATGTTAGTTAATCTTGCTCAAGCTCGTTTCAGTGATGCTTCTTCTACCGTAGAAACGTCCGATCGTTCCTCCTCAGAATCGGAGCAATCCACTCCAGAATCAACGGACTCCTCTTCTCCTGAGATTCCTAACCGCCCTAACTTGGCGGAAGATGAATTTGTTCAACTCGATGTTGATAACTTGGTAGAAGCTGAACCAAGTGCAGACCAGCCGAGGACGGAAACCCCCAGTTGTGGCAGAGAGTTTTATTGTGTGATGGTTGAAAAGCCCAATCAAGCCGAGTATGACAAAACTCGCCAGTTGGTTGCAGATGCCTATTTACGAGAGTTTCCTGAAATCGGTCAGGTGTTGCAAGTGGGGGCTTTTAAGAGAGAGTCGGAAGCCAAAAACTTACAAAAACGATTAGACCAACGAGGAATTACAGCAACTATCTATTATCCTTAA
- the accD gene encoding acetyl-CoA carboxylase, carboxyltransferase subunit beta: protein MSLFDWFANRRKSEPDLKQTPEREIADGLWSKCESCGVLTYTKDLQANHFVCSECNHHLRVDSDERIRQLIDSDTWQPLNEQLQPIDPLNFTDRKAYVDRLKEAQEKTHLTEGVQTGVGLMDGIPVTLGVMDFRFMGGSMGSVVGEKICRLVEYATEQAFPLVIISASGGARMQEGMLSLMQMAKISGALQRHREAGLLYIPVLTHPTTGGVTASFAMLGDITLAEPKATIGFAGRRVIEQTLREKLPEGFQTSEYLLQHGFVDAIINRLQLKKTIAQLICLHQPYFPTFATSTTA from the coding sequence ATGTCTTTATTTGACTGGTTTGCTAATCGTCGAAAATCAGAGCCTGACCTCAAACAAACCCCAGAACGAGAAATTGCTGACGGCTTATGGAGTAAATGCGAATCCTGTGGCGTACTCACTTATACCAAAGACTTACAAGCGAATCATTTTGTCTGTAGTGAGTGTAACCATCACCTGCGCGTTGATAGTGACGAACGCATCCGTCAACTAATTGATTCTGATACCTGGCAACCCTTAAACGAACAATTACAACCCATTGATCCCCTCAACTTCACCGATCGTAAAGCCTACGTAGATCGCCTCAAAGAAGCCCAAGAAAAAACGCACCTCACCGAAGGTGTACAAACGGGAGTGGGTTTAATGGATGGGATTCCTGTGACTTTAGGCGTGATGGACTTTCGGTTTATGGGCGGAAGCATGGGGTCAGTTGTCGGTGAAAAAATTTGTCGCCTTGTGGAGTATGCAACTGAACAAGCCTTTCCCCTTGTGATTATCTCTGCATCGGGAGGCGCAAGAATGCAAGAAGGAATGTTGAGTCTGATGCAGATGGCAAAAATTTCGGGTGCGCTACAACGTCACCGTGAAGCAGGGTTACTTTATATTCCAGTGCTCACTCATCCTACAACCGGGGGTGTAACCGCAAGTTTTGCCATGTTGGGAGACATCACCTTAGCTGAACCGAAAGCAACCATTGGCTTTGCCGGGCGACGAGTGATTGAACAAACGCTCCGTGAAAAACTCCCTGAAGGCTTCCAAACCTCTGAATATTTACTACAACACGGGTTTGTTGATGCCATTATTAATCGCCTCCAACTGAAAAAAACGATCGCGCAACTGATTTGTTTACATCAGCCCTACTTCCCCACCTTCGCCACTTCAACAACCGCCTAA